In one window of Leptospira neocaledonica DNA:
- a CDS encoding DUF4926 domain-containing protein, producing MVKLKRNIGSMPAGSVGTIVFVHHDPRVAYIMEFLDADGNTLDLITVEEADVETNQ from the coding sequence ATGGTAAAGCTAAAGCGCAATATAGGTTCAATGCCCGCTGGATCTGTAGGGACAATTGTATTTGTACATCATGACCCTCGTGTCGCATACATAATGGAGTTTTTAGATGCGGACGGGAATACTTTGGATCTAATTACTGTTGAAGAGGCAGACGTAGAAACGAATCAATAA
- a CDS encoding DUF6984 family protein, giving the protein MKSFRQINSAEERLLVFLLKKSNLSKYVDLDASKLKVQEMDDGGMGSLFFLANNEGRRMNKSIASLSFYDIDGIEVSVTLNIDQYGDLYELDLWKVDFSKLKKIPEFFE; this is encoded by the coding sequence ATGAAGAGTTTTAGACAAATTAATTCCGCAGAAGAGCGGTTACTTGTGTTTCTGCTTAAAAAGTCTAATCTTTCCAAATACGTTGACCTTGATGCTAGCAAGTTGAAAGTCCAAGAAATGGACGATGGAGGAATGGGGAGTCTTTTCTTTTTGGCCAATAACGAAGGGCGAAGAATGAACAAATCTATTGCAAGTTTGAGCTTCTACGATATTGATGGGATTGAAGTTTCTGTTACATTGAATATCGATCAATATGGTGATTTGTATGAGCTTGACCTTTGGAAGGTTGATTTTAGCAAACTGAAGAAAATTCCAGAATTTTTCGAGTAA